TCTACTAATCCATCTCCATTGCTGAAAGAAAAAGTAGAGAATGGCGAAACCGGGCTTAAGGCGAAGACAGGCTTTTACGATTGGAAGAAGGGCGATTATCAACAATATATTAAAAGTAAAAATGAAAAATTTCTTGAATTGATACAATCAATCTCAAAAACATAAACAGGGGGAGTTAAAATTGAAGCGAATGACAAGTTTTTTCACAAGTATGGTTAATAAATATTTGCCGGATCCGTTTGTAATAGCAATTGGATTGACACTGGTAACAGTTGTATTGGCTATGACGATGCAAGGTGCTGGTTTTATAGAAACTACCATGTATTGGGGTGATGGTTTCTGGGATTTGCTGGCTTTTACCATGCAAATGACAATTATTTTGCTCACAGGTTATGTACTGGCAAAAACACCGTTAGTTAATAAAGCGATTGATAAGTCGATTGCGGGTATTAAAAGGCCATCCACTGCGATTATCGCAGCTACTTTATTTGGTGGAATTGGAAGTCTGTTAAATTGGGGATTTGGTTTAATCATCGGTGGTATCGTTGCACAAAAGTTGGCTATACAGGTAAGGGGTGTCCACTACCCATTAATTATCGCTGCCGGTTATAGTGGGTTTGCTTTATATGGTTCAGGAATATCAGGAACTGTACCAGTAACGCTTGCAACACCTGGGCATTTTCTTGAAGAACAAGTTGGTATTATTCCATTGAGTGAAACAATTTTTTCTTTACCGATGATAATTTCAACGCTGGCAATTCTTATTACACTGCCGATTGTAAATGCCAGACTTCATCCGAAGAAAAAGGATGATATTATCGAAATTGACCCAAAAATTGTTCAGGAAGTAGAATCAGAAGGGGCAAAAGAATCGGCAAGTACAGAAGAAGCTACATTTTCCAATCGCATGAATAACAGTCATTTTTTTGGCATTGGTATCGGAATATTAGGACT
The genomic region above belongs to Virgibacillus doumboii and contains:
- a CDS encoding short-chain fatty acid transporter; the encoded protein is MTSFFTSMVNKYLPDPFVIAIGLTLVTVVLAMTMQGAGFIETTMYWGDGFWDLLAFTMQMTIILLTGYVLAKTPLVNKAIDKSIAGIKRPSTAIIAATLFGGIGSLLNWGFGLIIGGIVAQKLAIQVRGVHYPLIIAAGYSGFALYGSGISGTVPVTLATPGHFLEEQVGIIPLSETIFSLPMIISTLAILITLPIVNARLHPKKKDDIIEIDPKIVQEVESEGAKESASTEEATFSNRMNNSHFFGIGIGILGLIYTVTYFIQGGSLGLNTVNFIMLFLGILLMGTPARYLSAVSDGIKTVAGIVLQYPFYAGIMAILAGTGLITSFSNWFVSFSTEATLPFWSLISAFFINILAPSGGGQWAIQGPIMVQAASELGTSIQQTAMAVMLGDAWNNMIQPFWILPVLAISKLPLKSIMGYMVVIMLWLGVVHGTIFLLWGFLG